The genomic interval AAAACCACGCGGTCCATAGCTTACACCAAGTAAAAACTAAATTAAGGTTATcttatcacaaaaaaatattcaaatttctgATCAAAACAGTACATTTTCCAATTTctatttattaattttcttaACATACTAAACTCCTTACTAGCcctacttatttatttattaaaatattgttaactatttattattgtatatatttctttctatatcttttcaattatttatttattttctgtcTACAAGAAATTCATTGCTTGTTTTTGCTTCTAAACGACACAGATATCAAACTTACCTTTCAAAAGCGTTGATATTACTACAGAGAAAAACGTCTGCACGATGTTTTCTGTCAGGTCAATCAGAATGTTAAACGTGATATATCAGGAGATCCCGCTCAAGGCATCAATGGTTGTAACTCGTTACCATGCGGATTCCGTTCATACTAATCATGTGGTACGATTGAATCATTTATGTATCCACTGCGGCACGTTGCTGTAGTAACTGATTGTAAACACCTTATTATATTTGTGAAAGACAGCTGTGTTAACCATTCGCCATAATTGCGGCTGAATAAATTAGACATTTAACAAAATGATCTCATTTGGTATGCCAAAAGATATCCTATCAAACAAACTTCGAAAATTTAAACAACTCTCTTTCTCGTAAAACAAAATGGTTGAAACATGCAAAATCAGAATTCACAATTGTGTTATATACCACCTCTAAATGAGGTATTTGAGTTCCTTATATGTCGCATTTAGTAATTCTTCAGTACAATGGCCGATATCGGACGGGCAAAATAGTGTTACTGGTAGTACGTTTTTGTAAGCGaaaaatgtacgtacatattgtATGTCAAACATACCTACTGCTAGTAGTAGTTAAATTTATACACAAAAGAATGTGCTTACAAATCCTGTGTAAACAGCAttaaacaagcattctgattggttattgaaatgtgtttaaccaatcagaatgcttgttcaaatttaccgcggctgacacaacatggctactcaagggGAAATCTGCTATAAGTATGCATTaaaagtcccggggccgtcgatagggtgctcatatacataaagtaagtgtatgtaatagttgtattcggtgatctgatgaagcgtacctcttgaagtttcacgcccgatttcgtaaactaatatcgagaaatcgacaacatgttatggcttattttaaagtcttaagattgaccatttctcttcaatttaagttCTACTTCGAAAAGatccacccaatacaaccgaagctacggtacttagaaataaatgcATCAaatttcaagcctgggggagttcagaacctttctcatttatatgtactctatatgttattattttataaaacgagtcaggcacctgtggttgagtagtgtataatataatacacaagTCAATAGTTGTAATACACAGgttattttcacttttattatattttcaagTTGCCATATATATACTTGACTGTTGTAATTTAGAGATAATGATTTTAGTTATAAATTCTGAATTTTTCTAGAAAATATGCTCTTACTATTAGAGATTGCATCATACTGCACTTTTGAGTGCAAGTTAAGGGCAGGAGTAAGTTTTGTCTGTGTATAAGAGACAGATGTTGTATTAGGTAATAAGGTAGTTGAagttttgttatgttttcttAAACAAGCCTCATACATTGAGTTGATTACTAGGacattacatcaatgtttaattagTGCTAAATGATTCCGATTACTCATTGTAATTAGTCAATTTGAGCAAACTGTACAACCTGTATCTTGGATACATTATTTTATGTAACAAATAACTTTTAAAACTCATAGTAATTGTAACTTTGTTTCAATTGCAGGGTTTACTAATCAGTAAACGGTATACAGTTGATAATAAAGAATGACAAGTGCAGTACAAGGTGCTTTGCTCTGTTATTAATATTATAGACAGATCATATCGTGTTGCCGCCCACGTGTCGTCCACGTGGTGTAGAGGTGGCGGACATGAGGGGATATGTACAATAATGCCGCCCAAAGAGACATACAATTCGGATTTTTCAACACTGAAATAGTCCTTTTCCCTGTGAGATAGTGAGGAAGAAATGTCCATTCACCCATGGGAAgacctgctgcccccattgcatgatcgtaagaggcgactaaatttgggatcttatcttttctcttcttaatAACTTTCTTAtccctaatgtctcccttgacaatgcctcacttttggcctttatttGAGCGTTCGCCTCCCGTGCGAGCGACATGTacgcgtgtggtgagtgcgtatgtgtgtgaAGAtgaattggtttggtttggtttattttgtttaacgtcctattaacatcttaggtcatttaaggacggcctcccgtgcgtgcgatatgtatgagtgtggtatgtgtgtttatggaggctgcagtatgttcgtgttaagtctccttgtgataggccggaacttttgccgatttaaagtgctcactgaagcatactgccgaagacacccagcagcacaccccaccagatcacattatactgacaacgaacGAACAtgtcgttccactccaaatatgccgagcagtaagcaggagtagcaactaatatttttaaagactcttgtGTGTCccggcaaggggacagaacataaaacCTTCCTCTCAGCGGCGAACGttcaacttaaggccaaaagtgcagcattgtcaagggagacattgggaagaagaaagttgttaggaaagaagagaaaagacaaGATCCCAGTGTAGTGTATTCATTCCGGAACTATATAAGTGTCCGGATCCCATTTAGTCTCGCCTGGCGTAGCGATATGTTTTATGGAAATAAATAGTTCTAAGTTGCCGCCATTGaatatatacagttgtgttattcTGTTCCTCCGGTAAAGACACCACATATTGGCGACGAGGATGTCTGAATCCATCCAGGAAACGTAAGATGGGACAAGAGACTTGTTTATAAGATAATCAAGTAATCTAGACATCGCAATTTTGCAGGAGACCCCTGGTAGAAGGTATTTTTGTTCTGGGTCGATTTCGTTGTTCAAACCACGTGTATCGGTGCggataattgtgaatttccccAACATCAATATAAACCAGTATGACGGGTAAAGTTGGCAGAATTGACACTTTCGATGAGAGTATAGAACGATGGGAAGCCTATAAAGAACGGCTAGACCAATATTTTATTGCTAATacaataaaagaagaaaaacaagtCCCCGCTCTCCTCAGTCTGATTGGCGGAAGGACATACGGACTTCTGCGTGATTTGACCGCGCCAGATTTACCGGCAACCAAAACATACCCAGTTTTGACGAAAATTTTGCAAGACCATTACTCGCCGAAACCGCTTGTAATAGCTGAACGTTACCGGTTTCACAAACGGGATCAACGTGAGGGAGAGTCAATTAGGGATTATAATGCAGCCCTTAGGAAACTGAGCGAGAATTGTACATTCGGAGACACACTCAATGATACATTGAGAGACAGATTAGTTTGTGGGTTGAAGGCAGAACATATACAGAAAAAGTTATTAACCGAATCTGATTTAACTTACCAGAAGGCACTAGAGGTCGCTATAGCCTTTGAAACAGCCACGAAGGATGCGGTAGAGCTACAGAGACAACACGTGAAGACTCCAGTACATAAGATACGGAAAGAGAAAGTACAACAGCAAACTACCAAGAAACCTTCATTTCCCAACAAGCATGACAAGAATAAGGTTTGTTATCGTTGTAAAGGCACACACCACCCCAACGATTGCCATTTCAAAGACGCCATTTGTCATAAGTGCAATAAAAAGGGACATATAAAGAAAGCGTGCTTGTCTGGTAAACCATGGAAGAAGGGTGCTCCAGTACACAGAGTTCAAGATGACAGTGGGTCTGAACCAGAGATGATCAGCTCACTAGAGATATTTGACATTTCGAGCCGTTCAGGAGAATCTGGCGGTTCTGATGCCATTTGGTTACACCCTATGGTTGATGATGTTGAATTGGCCATGGAGTTGGACACTGGGTCAGCTGTGTCAATTATAAGTCAATCAACATTTGACCGGTACTTCTCTAAGAGAAAGAGTGATATTAGAGAAACAAAAGTGACACTTAAAACATATTCTGGAGAAAAACTGAGCCCACTTGGtgtttttgaagtacaagttGGATTAAACAGTCAACATAAACGTCTGGAATTGTTCGTGGTGAAACATGGAGGACCTCCCTTGTTTGGGAGAGACTGGCTACGCAGTATAAAACTGAACTGGCATGAAATTAGGACAGTTACGGTTACAAGTGGTTCGAAACAAACACTTAGTGTAGCTCAACAGCTTGAGAAATATCCAGAAGTGTTCAAGGATGAGCTTGGTACCCTGAAGGACATTACTGCCAGAATAAAGGTAAAGGAAGGTGTTAACCCAAAATTCTGTAAAGCGCGTACTGTTCCTTTCGCCTTgaaggaaaaagttgacgcGGAGCTCAACCGACTGGTCGAAGCGGGCATTTTGACCAAAGTTGAACATTCAGAATGGGCCACACCCATAGTTCCTATTCCAAAGCGGGACGGCAGCGTACGCATATGCGGTGATTTCAAGGTCACGGTTAACCAAGTTCTTGACGTCGACCAGTATCCCTTACCAAGGATCGATGACATCTTCGCCACACTTGCTGGAGGTCAACATTTCACGAAGATAGATCTAAAAAATGCCTATCTACAAATGGTTGTACGCGAAGAGGACCAACCTTACCTGACAATCAACACACACCGTGGCTTATTTCGGTATAACCGACTAGTATTCGGTATATCATCTGCTCCAGCAATATGGCAAAGGTCCATTGATCAAGTTTTACAAGGCGTGCCACGCGTACAATGCATTCTCGACGACATGATCGTTACAGGCACGACTGATGAGGAACATCTGGAAAATCTTGAAACTGTACTTCAGCGGTTGGACCGTTACGGGTTACGTGTAAATAAGGACAAATGCGAGTTCTTCAAAGACTCCATTGAATTTTGTGGACACACCATCGACAAAGATGGCCTGCACAAGACGCCTAGTAAGGTGGAAGCTGTGGTAAAAGCACCCTGCCCAGAAAATGTAAGTCAACTCAAGTCTTTCCTTGGACTTGTGAACTATTATGCTAAGTTCATTCAGAACTTGTCATCGATTGTAAACCCTCTCAACCAGCTACTAGAGGCCGACCGGAAGTGGGTATGGTCTAAGGAGTGTGACGCAGCATTCCGACGTGTGAAGGAAGTCGTGGCATCTGAGCAAGTACTGACTCATTTTGACCCTTCAAAAAAGGTACAGCTAGCGACAGACGCATCTCCCTATGGTTTGGGCGCTGTGCTATCGCACATGATGGAGGATGGATCTGAAAGGCCAATAGCCTTTGCGTCGCGTTCTCTCTCAAAATCGGAACGCAATTATTCTCAAATAGACAAAGAGGCACTTGGGATAGTTTGGGGAGTAAAGAAATTCTACCAGTATCTGTATGGGCGTCTGTTCATTTTACTGACGGATCATCAGCCGTTGACGTCTATATTTCACCCAGAGAAGGGGATCCCAATGACAACTGCAGCTAGACTTCAACGCTATGCCCTATTTTTGGCAGGATTCCAATATGACATCAAGTACAAGAGTACAACAAGACATGCAAATGCAGATTGTTTGTCGCGATTACCCTTGGTCTCTAAGAAGGAGACAGAAGGAGACACTGTCGAGACGTTCATAGTGTCTCATATGGACACTCTCCCGGTAACTAGCAAGGAAATCTCACGAGAAACTTTAAAAGACCCAACCCTGTCAAAAGTGTACACCACTGTACAGCGAGGGTGGATCGAGGGTGAAGATAAATGCTTAGGCATATTCTACAACAAGCGTCTGGAAATAAGCATTCATCAGAACTGTCTGTTTTGGGGTATACGTGTTATTGTCCCCAGTGCACTCAGGCAAAGAGTGCTAGACGAGTTACATGAAGGACATGTCGGCGTGGTAAAGATGAAAGGCTTAGCAAGAAGCTATGTCTGGTGGCCGGGCATTGACACAGACATTGAACACGTTTGTAAATCTTGTACAGGATGCCAGGAGGTCAAGCATGCGCCACCCGCCGCACCTATTCACCCATGGGAATGGCCGTCCATTCCCTGGCAGCGTATTCATATAGATTTTGCAGGCCCATTCCTCgacatgatgttttttgtggCAGTCGATGCCCATTCAAAATGGCCTGAAGTGGTTCCGATGAAAACGACCACAGCAGAGAAAACTGTGGAGGTGATGCGAGAGATATTCAGCAGAAACGGAGTCCCAGCTCAGGTAGTGAGCGATAATGGCCCCCAGTTCGTATCGGAACATTTTTCCAATTTCATGAGGTGTAATGGAATTAAACACACAACATCAGCTCCATATCATCCAAGCACTAACGGTCTCGCGGAGCGTTTTGTCCAGTCTTTCAAAGGTGCAATGAAAGCAAGCAAGAAGGACTCTGGTTCTGTACAGAAAAGGCTGGCCAACTTTCTATTGGCATATAGAAACAGTAAACATATGACCACGAATGAGACCCCAGCAAAGCTCTTCATTGGACGTAACTTACCGTCGCGGCTTGATTTGATCAAACCGGATATAAGACGACGCGTTGATGAACACCGCTGGAAACAAGAATCCAAGCGACAGGTTCCTTGTAGATCATTCTCTGTTGGAGAGCCGGTATCTATACGTGACTATCGTGGTTCACAGAAATGGATTTATGGCAAAGTTGCAGAGAAGACGGGCCCGGTCTCGTACAAAGTTGAAATTGCACCAGGTGTATTTTGGCGTAGACATTTGGACCAGCTTCGTGCTACAGAGGTGGTCGAGAAACCATCAGAAGTCAACTTACCTGTTAAAGGAGATGTTACACCCAACTCTCCAACAGTCTTACTGGAAAATACAGTCAGTAACAAGTCAAGAGTCATCGACAACAGTGTGTCGTCAGTACCATCAACAATGTGTCAAGAGTCGTCAAGTGAAGTCAGTTCACCGTCTCCTGTCATTGAGCCTTGTCCGACGCCAGAGAATATGTTGACGCCGAAGCGGCGTTATCCACGTCGCAACATCGTTCCACCAAAGAAGCTTCAAGACTTTGTTACGACCTAGTTTTCTGTTTTGAGTGTTCGCAGATATTTCTAGTAATTTCTATGAACACACTGTGTCAGGGGCACAATAATCCCTGTGTGTATCATAGGAACCATGTCGGTTCcaaaatttttgttaaataacAAGTTTGTATTGATAGAACATCAAGCAGATGTGTTATGTTGAGTTAGTTGTTACAGCTACAAGTTACAGTTCACAGTTATAAGTGTTTAAATGTGTATTCGCTGATTATATCTAAAACAGTCAAATACTACAATAGGTTTTTATAGAATTTTGCAATGATTGGACAAAATGATGCTAGTCTTGAAAGTGAAAACAAGTCTACAATAGGCTTGAGTGAATTTTATTGTGAAGGACAATTTAAACAGAGACATGGCTCTTGTATGTATCAACATTGATGCATTAGTTAAATGATGTCCAAGTGATCTTGTCAATATTAGTAATTGTTATTATAACTTCATAATTAGGAGGGAGGATATGTAGTGTATTCATTCCGGAACTATATAAGTGTCCGGATCCCATTTAGTCTCGCCTGGCGTAGCGATATGTTTTATGGAAATAAATAGTTCTAAGTTGCCGCCATTGaatatatacagttgtgttattcTGTTCCTCCGGTAAAGACACCACACCCAggtttagtcgcctcttacgatcatgtaatgggggcatcaggtacaattcttacgccctacatgCAGGGTgtggggtggggccaaatgtggttaATCGGGCTGTATTGTTTTAACGACTTCTTATCTGAAACCGAACAATggctattgctcatatttgcatGGTAGCATCACTTTAGGGTTgggtttcaaaattgtacaaatgatgtgGGTGACCcgccaggggcctgaggggcggggccaaatgtggtcaatcgggcaatattgaaataaacgacttcctctatggaaccaagcaatggattttactcatatttgactggtagcatcaccttggtTAGGaattaaaattgtacaaatgacagggctgaccccccttggggcctgaggggcggggtcaaaagtgggcaatttgtttaaacaactttttctcgtaagtaagcaatggatatcgctcacatttgtatggtagcatggttatggggtgggggcTGATCGATggggccaaaagtggtcaatttggctaagtTGATATcaacaacttattctctgaaactaagtaatggtttgactggtagcatccttttgggtagggattcaaaattgtataaaggaaggaaaaCCAAGGtacatatacctatatacaatgcttatgatagatattgacatagcaataccagcgacaaatatacttaatcattattcttgtttcatatctcatgaaaccaggtgagcgatacaggccctctaggcctcttgttatattaGTAATTTTATCTAATAGTACAATGCTTACGTCCTACCTGCTTGTCAGAGGCAGATTGGACGGTAAACGGGCTGTGTGGGAGTCATCACATGAAGAAAAGGTCGGGTGGAAGAATATGAGTGAAAGTTATACGAACAGGAATCATAAGCattttcactacgttacatgaacatctgaCAACATCCCGTACGGGGTCAGAGTGGGACCTTTTGATTAGCCAATCGTGtccatgtaacgtagtgaggatgaccatttagattttaattagattgactcCTTCAGTGACAGTGCTTGTGACATTTTCACAAATACTTTATTGTTTAAACCCGATGATACTTGTGCCATCGATTCCAAGGACCCCTATCCATTACTTCCAGGGGAATCTAGTAACTGTCAagctaattaaaatatagatggtcattcttactatgttacattagccaatcaaatgacaacttccagaatcttggaaatTGAATTGTATTTGTCCGAATTAGACTGACTTGAGTGCATAGGTTGCATagtctgtcaatttgtttcaaatcattTCGTCCCAGAAAggatatgtatatacatgctgtaccgaaatggtttgcttcgatgacatcgacaaattgacgATTCgtcctgaaagtgaaatacatatttcaaaGGTCACCAGAATGTGACCccatatgggatgttgttaTATGTTCATGTAACGAAGTGAAAATGGccatctaaattttaattagattgagtaaCTGTAAAGTGTCTGTTCTTTataaacaagagctgttggagaacagcatagctcgtctcgcaaatgtttgtcaataaatatttaaaatatattaattggtatggtttcgcaaattgtttacatgatatttatattgtttacttgatcagattgtgttttGTGAATTTGCGCAATGttcaaaacaataacaatttatatataaataaattatttattgacaaacgttcgggagacaagctatgctgttgtagattgaatGAACATATTAAATACGAATGTTATTGCTTTTTGACCTATAccttcaattttttgataaaatgttatcCTGATGAgtagttgtctcccttgcacaagagatcccagagagatcttggcgcccaccattgaacgatctttataggttccatgtcagattatcttttctctatttttcccttcctcttactaatctgtgtaaattgagtaacatccctctagtacttttcaaacaagggttAACCCtatatgtgaaatttgagaaagatccctttagtactttccaagaaatagcgataacaaacttcaattttcaaaatccaagatggctgactgtcggccatgttgttttccgattgatctcaagatgcaatatgcataactaggcaccaaggggaacctacatatgcaatttgagaaatatcccttcagtactttcttagcgatagcgataacaacttcaattgtcaaaatccaagatggctggctgtcggccatgttgtgtTCCGACTGGTCtcgaaatgcaatatgc from Pecten maximus unplaced genomic scaffold, xPecMax1.1, whole genome shotgun sequence carries:
- the LOC117321334 gene encoding uncharacterized protein K02A2.6-like — translated: MTGKVGRIDTFDESIERWEAYKERLDQYFIANTIKEEKQVPALLSLIGGRTYGLLRDLTAPDLPATKTYPVLTKILQDHYSPKPLVIAERYRFHKRDQREGESIRDYNAALRKLSENCTFGDTLNDTLRDRLVCGLKAEHIQKKLLTESDLTYQKALEVAIAFETATKDAVELQRQHVKTPVHKIRKEKVQQQTTKKPSFPNKHDKNKVCYRCKGTHHPNDCHFKDAICHKCNKKGHIKKACLSGKPWKKGAPVHRVQDDSGSEPEMISSLEIFDISSRSGESGGSDAIWLHPMVDDVELAMELDTGSAVSIISQSTFDRYFSKRKSDIRETKVTLKTYSGEKLSPLGVFEVQVGLNSQHKRLELFVVKHGGPPLFGRDWLRSIKLNWHEIRTVTVTSGSKQTLSVAQQLEKYPEVFKDELGTLKDITARIKVKEGVNPKFCKARTVPFALKEKVDAELNRLVEAGILTKVEHSEWATPIVPIPKRDGSVRICGDFKVTVNQVLDVDQYPLPRIDDIFATLAGGQHFTKIDLKNAYLQMVVREEDQPYLTINTHRGLFRYNRLVFGISSAPAIWQRSIDQVLQGVPRVQCILDDMIVTGTTDEEHLENLETVLQRLDRYGLRVNKDKCEFFKDSIEFCGHTIDKDGLHKTPSKVEAVVKAPCPENVSQLKSFLGLVNYYAKFIQNLSSIVNPLNQLLEADRKWVWSKECDAAFRRVKEVVASEQVLTHFDPSKKVQLATDASPYGLGAVLSHMMEDGSERPIAFASRSLSKSERNYSQIDKEALGIVWGVKKFYQYLYGRLFILLTDHQPLTSIFHPEKGIPMTTAARLQRYALFLAGFQYDIKYKSTTRHANADCLSRLPLVSKKETEGDTVETFIVSHMDTLPVTSKEISRETLKDPTLSKVYTTVQRGWIEGEDKCLGIFYNKRLEISIHQNCLFWGIRVIVPSALRQRVLDELHEGHVGVVKMKGLARSYVWWPGIDTDIEHVCKSCTGCQEVKHAPPAAPIHPWEWPSIPWQRIHIDFAGPFLDMMFFVAVDAHSKWPEVVPMKTTTAEKTVEVMREIFSRNGVPAQVVSDNGPQFVSEHFSNFMRCNGIKHTTSAPYHPSTNGLAERFVQSFKGAMKASKKDSGSVQKRLANFLLAYRNSKHMTTNETPAKLFIGRNLPSRLDLIKPDIRRRVDEHRWKQESKRQVPCRSFSVGEPVSIRDYRGSQKWIYGKVAEKTGPVSYKVEIAPGVFWRRHLDQLRATEVVEKPSEVNLPVKGDVTPNSPTVLLENTVSNKSRVIDNSVSSVPSTMCQESSSEVSSPSPVIEPCPTPENMLTPKRRYPRRNIVPPKKLQDFVTT